A stretch of the Proteus sp. ZN5 genome encodes the following:
- a CDS encoding YcbK family protein — translation MDIIDSHRRKWLGLGMAAVGLGLLPSHAFASLATPRPKILRFNNLNTGETIKAEFFDGKRYNKHELAKLNHLFRDYRQNKIKTIDPALFDQIYLLQVMLNNNKPVELISGYRSLVTNNNLRQSSSGVAKKSYHTRGQAMDFRLVGTDLSKVRQVALRMKAGGVGYYPRSNFVHIDTGPIRSW, via the coding sequence ATGGATATTATTGATTCACATCGCCGTAAGTGGCTGGGGCTTGGTATGGCCGCAGTGGGGTTAGGGTTATTGCCTTCTCATGCATTTGCTTCATTAGCAACACCTCGTCCAAAAATCCTTCGCTTTAATAATTTAAATACTGGTGAAACTATTAAAGCCGAGTTTTTTGATGGAAAACGCTATAATAAACATGAGCTTGCTAAATTAAATCACCTTTTTAGAGATTATCGTCAAAACAAAATCAAAACCATCGATCCCGCATTGTTTGACCAAATCTATTTACTGCAAGTCATGCTTAATAACAATAAGCCGGTTGAGCTTATTTCAGGTTATCGTTCATTAGTCACTAATAATAATTTGCGCCAAAGTAGTAGTGGTGTAGCAAAGAAAAGTTATCATACACGCGGACAAGCAATGGATTTTCGTTTAGTGGGCACGGATCTTTCTAAAGTTCGTCAAGTCGCATTAAGAATGAAAGCGGGTGGTGTAGGCTATTACCCAAGAAGTAATTTTGTGCATATTGATACAGGACCTATTCGCTCATGGTAA
- a CDS encoding MBL fold metallo-hydrolase, whose translation MMYHIVPVTNYMQNCTLIWCDETKEAAIVDPGGDVETLIAEIEARQLTLTKVLLTHGHFDHIAGTSQIVEHFNVPVYGPHKDDNFLLEELEQQCRMFNFPCGKSFVPDSWLNEGDTITIGKTVSLSVLHCPGHTPGHIIFVNHQNKLISMGDVLFKESIGRTDFPRGNHADLIASIKNKVLPLGDDYLFIPGHGPMSNLGHERQYNPFLQDEMPIW comes from the coding sequence ATGATGTATCACATTGTACCTGTGACAAATTATATGCAAAATTGCACCCTTATTTGGTGCGATGAAACGAAAGAAGCGGCAATTGTTGATCCCGGTGGGGATGTCGAAACGCTAATTGCGGAAATCGAAGCACGCCAATTAACATTAACCAAAGTATTATTAACACACGGACACTTTGATCATATTGCAGGCACCTCTCAAATTGTTGAGCACTTCAATGTTCCTGTTTATGGTCCTCATAAAGATGATAATTTCTTATTAGAGGAATTAGAACAGCAGTGTCGTATGTTTAATTTCCCTTGCGGGAAGTCATTTGTACCAGATAGCTGGTTAAATGAAGGCGATACCATCACGATCGGTAAAACAGTTTCGTTATCTGTTTTACATTGCCCTGGCCATACACCGGGACATATTATTTTTGTAAATCATCAGAATAAACTTATCTCTATGGGAGATGTGTTATTCAAAGAAAGTATTGGTCGTACCGATTTCCCGCGTGGAAACCATGCTGATCTTATTGCTTCAATCAAAAATAAAGTCTTACCTTTAGGCGATGATTATCTGTTTATCCCGGGACACGGCCCTATGTCTAATTTAGGGCATGAACGCCAATATAATCCTTTTTTACAAGATGAAATGCCAATCTGGTGA